A genome region from Camelina sativa cultivar DH55 chromosome 10, Cs, whole genome shotgun sequence includes the following:
- the LOC104717234 gene encoding cytidine deaminase 7-like — MAEQPNFSSYFQPPNTKPQNATIAKDQYKFVFTANEAASQGVTEPKRLPVLIKKAMSLARAPISTYKVGAVGRASSGRVYLGVNVDFPGLPLHHSIHAEQFLVANLALNSEEGLRHLAVAVSTDGIEFGTPCGHCCQFLLEISNAPDIKILSRSKHVEVSFASLRCLLTDRFTPNRILPNGTPLLLEKRDNCLSLSSSASGEICSESYSYRLKWTALEAANNSFSPYTDSPSGVALLDDEWNVYRGWYIESVASNPSLGPVQAALVDFVARGRGKGFDKIVGAVLVEKNGARVSQEGTAKMLLETIAYPNCGFKVLHCYVDALKNVKNVGLRY, encoded by the coding sequence ATGGCAGAACAGCCCAACTTCTCATCTTATTTCCAACCTCCCAACACTAAACCTCAAAACGCGACAATAGCAAAAGATCAGTACAAGTTCGTTTTCACTGCCAACGAAGCAGCATCGCAAGGCGTCACCGAACCCAAGAGACTTCCAGTTCTGATCAAAAAGGCGATGTCACTCGCTCGGGCTCCAATCTCCACGTACAAAGTCGGAGCCGTCGGACGCGCATCATCGGGTCGGGTCTACTTAGGCGTCAATGTCGACTTTCCAGGTCTTCCTCTTCACCACTCCATCCACGCCGAGCAGTTCCTCGTCGCCAACCTCGCCCTCAACTCCGAGGAAGGCCTCCGTCATTTAGCCGTTGCCGTCTCTACAGACGGCATCGAATTCGGCACGCCGTGCGGACACTGCTGCCAGTTTCTTTTGGAAATCAGCAACGCACCTGACATCAAGATCCTGAGCAGATCAAAGCATGTAGAAGTATCATTCGCGAGCCTTAGATGCCTCCTTACGGACAGGTTCACACCCAACAGAATCCTCCCGAACGGTACCCCTCTCCTTCTCGAGAAGCGCGATAACTGCCTCAGCCTCTCGAGTTCTGCCTCAGGAGAGATCTGCTCAGAATCATACTCTTACCGTCTGAAGTGGACGGCTCTAGAAGCGGCAAACAATTCGTTCTCGCCGTACACTGACTCTCCGTCGGGAGTGGCGCTGCTTGACGACGAGTGGAACGTGTACCGTGGATGGTACATTGAGTCAGTGGCGTCTAACCCTAGTTTGGGGCCGGTACAAGCTGCGCTGGTTGATTTCGTGGCTCGTGGCCGAGGCAAAGGGTTCGATAAGATCGTCGGAGCGGTCCTGGTGGAAAAGAATGGTGCGAGGGTGAGTCAAGAGGGCACCGCGAAGATGCTCTTAGAGACTATAGCATATCCCAACTGCGGTTTCAAAGTCCTCCATTGCTACGTGGATGCCCTTAAAAACGTTAAGAATGTTGGTCTTCGTTATTAA